TGGAATAGCACTTAAATCTAAAGTGTTTCTTGTGTAATTTTCAAAGGTTCTGATTCCTCTTTCGCATAGAATCACATTTTCATTTCCCTCTGCCATGATGTATTCTGCTGACATTATGAATTCTTCTATACTTGAAGACATTCCTCTTTTTAAAAGGACTGGAACTTTACTTTTTCCAACCTCTTTGAGCAGCTCGAAGTTTTGCATATTTCTAGCTCCTACCTGCATTACATCTACATGCTCTTCAAATATATCTAAATGAGCTGCTGACATAATTTCAGTCACTATAGGAAGACCAGTTTCTTTTTTTGCTTCAACTAATAATTTTAATCCATCTTCTCTTAGCCCTTGGAAGCTGTACGGAGATGTTCTTGGCTTAAATGCTCCTCCTCTTAAAAAACCTGCTCCAGAAGTCTTTACATCCTTTGCTATTGATATAATCTGCTCTCTGCTTTCTACCGAGCATGGACCAGCTATGATTCCTATGTGTCCACAGCCTATTTTTCTTCCTGCTACTTCCACTATGCTACCTTCTGGCTTTATTAATCTATTTGCTTTTTTAAATGGTTCTTGGATATTTACAACTTTTTCAACATTTTTGTTTGCACTT
This region of Acetoanaerobium noterae genomic DNA includes:
- the aroF gene encoding 3-deoxy-7-phosphoheptulonate synthase is translated as MVIVLKPGISREEIEKIKLKMQSLGCSVHEVVGESRHIIGLVGDTSKIDKELISANKNVEKVVNIQEPFKKANRLIKPEGSIVEVAGRKIGCGHIGIIAGPCSVESREQIISIAKDVKTSGAGFLRGGAFKPRTSPYSFQGLREDGLKLLVEAKKETGLPIVTEIMSAAHLDIFEEHVDVMQVGARNMQNFELLKEVGKSKVPVLLKRGMSSSIEEFIMSAEYIMAEGNENVILCERGIRTFENYTRNTLDLSAIPAIKKLSHLPVIVDPSHAAGLAWMVEPLSKAAIAVGADGLMIEVHNDPANAKCDGQQSITPLQFTNLMHTINQLAVIENKAVSF